The DNA region TCGTTCTTGCCTGTTCCTCAATGAGTTGGTGGATGCAACTGTCTTTCGGATACGGAACTGCTGTCTCATTCTGCGTCACCACCAGCAGATGACTCTCCTCGGGAGATAGGAGATCAATTGAACCGACTACCTGACCGCTGTCAGCTACCATGCGCCCAAGTATTGTGTAGAGATAGGCAGCGTGACGCTTCATCGTCAATTCGTCAAACAGTAACGTGGAGTACCTCAGGGTGCCGACAACTTCGTCGCCTTCCTCGCTGATATCAAGTTCTAGATCGAATTTGGCCGTGTAGGCCGAAAGATCATCAACTTGTAGCTCCAAATTCGGAATCGAAAGGAGGCTGCCTGGTTCCTCTTGCGAAACGAGCATCACCTGGAAGATGGGGGCGCGGTCGAGCCTGCGCGGAGGATTGATGATCTCTACAACCTGCTCGAACGGCAGGTCCTGATGATCCTGGGCCTCCAGTGTTGCAGTGCGAACCCTGAGTAAAAGCTGTTCGACGGTTGGATTCCCACTCAGATCGATGCGCAGCGCCAGTGTGTTCACGAAGAAGCCGATCAAGTTCTCGACCTGAACGTGCCTGCGATTTGCTACCGGCGTACCGATGACCAGATCATCCTGGCCCGAGAGGCGGGAGAGCACCGCAGCCCATGCTGTCAGCAGCGTCATGAACAAGGTCGCACCGTGTTTCGCGCTCAGCGCCTTCAGGGCCTTGGTCAGCTCGGCATCAATCCGGACTGTTAGCTGTGCCCCTGCGAAACTCTGTTGCGGCGGCCGGGGGCGATCAGTGGGCAGCTCAAGCAGCGGGGGTGCATCAGAAAGCGTCTTTTTCCAGTAGGTGACCTGTTTCTCCAGTCGCTTTCCTGCGAGCCACTTGCGTTGCCAGGCTGCGTAGTCCGGGTACTGGATCTCCAACGGCGACAGCGGGTCGGGCTTGCCATTCAAATAGGCGGTATAGAGCGTGCTCAGTTCACGGCAGAAGATGCCTAATGACCAACCATCAGAAACGATATGGTGCTGCACCAGAATCAATACGTGCTCCCGATCCCCAAGGCGAACGAGACAGGCACGCACCATGGGGCCGCGGGATAGATCGAAAGGAGTGTCGATCTGTTCTCGGCATAATGCCTCCAGCCGGCGTTTCATGTTGGTCGCTGTCCGGAGATCAATTTGTATGAAAGGAACACTCGCCTTGTTCGACAATAAAAACACTTCCGGATGACCGTCGACGGCTACGAATGTGGAGCGGAGGGCTTCATGGCGAGCAAATATCGTATTGAGACTGCGGCGAAGCGACATGCAATCCAGATCACCACGCAGCCGTAGCCCTGCAGGAACGTGATAGGCCGCGCTCACCCCTTCAAACTGGCTTAGAAACCAGAGCCTCTGTTGTGCATATGACAGGGGCAGATGCTCCTCAAGACGCAAGGGTGTGATCGGAAGAAGCAGTTCAGGATCGTTACGAGAGCACCTTTCTGTGATAGCAGTAGCCAGCCGGGCTGGGGTAGGGTAAGAAAACAAGTCTGTAAGTTGTAGCTCAATCCCAATTACTTGCGCCACGCGACTGAGCAAGCGTACGGCGAGTAGCGAATGGCCGCCGAGCTCGAAAAAATTATCGTTGCGACCGACGCGATCGAGGTGGAGCAGTTCCTTCCAGATCTCTGCCAGCGCAATCTCGGTCTCTCCTTGCGGCTGCTCATAATCATGGGCGGCATAGACCCCGTTCTCCGGAGCCGGCAGTGCTTTACGGTCGAGCTTGCCATTGGGCGTCAGTGGCAGGGTTTCGAGATGCACGAATGCCGCAGGCACCATATACTCCGGCAGCAGCACCGACAGATGCTCCCGCAACTGTTCGGCCGTAAGGCCGGCTGGATCCGAAGCGGTGGTGTAGTAGGCGATCAGGCGCTTGTCGCCCGATGTGTCCTCCCGGGCTATGACAACGGTCTGTTCTACAAGCGGATGGTCAGCCAGCCGCGCTTCGATCTCCCCCAACTCGATGCGAAAGCCACGGATCTTCACCTGCTGATCATTTCGCCCGAGAAACTCAAGGTTGCCGTCCGGCAGGTAACGAGCTAGATCGCCGGTACGGTACATGCGCGCTCCCGGCTCATCGCAGAACGGATCGTCCAGGAAGCGCTCCGTTGTCAACTCCGGGCGGTTGAGATACCCGCGCGCCACGCCTGCCCCGCCGATGTACATCTCGCCTACCGCACCCAGAGGTACTGGCTGCTGCCGGTTGTCCAGCAGATAGATGCGGAGGTCTGCCAAACGTATTCCGATCGGACTCGCCGATGCTGCCGTGTCACTGGAGGCTAGTGGTCGATAGGTCACATGCACGGTTGTCTCTGTGATGCCGTACATGTTCACCAGCAGCGGCTGGCTCTCGGACCTGCGCCAGTACCAGGACCGAAGTATCGTCGGATCGAGAGCTTCGCCGCCGAAGATTACATAGCGCAGACGGTCCGAAAGACTGCTCTCGGCCTCGGCTTCCATCAGCATCCGGAAGGCGCTAGGAGTCTGGTTCAGTACCGTGACCTGCTGTTCGCATACAAGACGATAGAAATCCCGGCTCGATCGCGCCATCTCATAGGGCACGATGACCAGTCGGCCGCCGTAGCGCAGTGCTCCCCAAATCTCCCATACCGAGAAGTCGAAAGCGAAGGAGTGGAAAAGGCACCACACGTCCTGGTCGCTAAACCCGTAGCTGTTCTGTGTCACTTCGAACAGGCGCGTGATCTGCGCATGCTCGACCATCACGCCCTTCGGCGTGCCGGTCGAACCCGATGTGTAGATCACATAGGCAAGATGACGCGAGGTCAGGCCTGCCACTTCTGGGTCCGTCTCCGGCTGAGATGACCAGACGGGCCGTAGAGCATCGAGTTCGACTACTACGAGACCTTGTGTGGCTTCGCTTACCAGAACCTCACGTCCCAACTTATCGCAGAGCAACAGGCGTGGCGCGGCATCACTCAGGATCTGGGAGAGCCGCTCGGAGGCATAGGCAAGATCGAGGGGTACATAGGCACCACCGGCTTTCAGAATGGCCATAAGGCAAACGAGCATAGACACACCGCGGTCCGCGCAGATGGCAACACGGTCATCCGGCTCAACACCCAACTCGATCAGGTAATGCGCCAGGCAATTCGCTTGGCGATTCAACTGCGTGTAGCTCAGAGACTCTCCGCCGAAGACCACCGCCACGGCCTCAGGGCTTTTACGAACCTGCTCTTCGAACATCTGATGAATGCAGCGCCCGTCCAGAGATGGAGCTGGCGTTTGGTTCCACGCCTCCAGCAGCAACTTCCTCTCCATGACAGATATAAGAGAAAGGGCGCCAACTGGCAGTGCATCATTAGTTTGTTCAAGAACTTCCTCCAACAACCTGGAAATAGCCCGGGAACTTCGGTTGATTTCCAATTCATCGATTATGTTTGGAGCATACGACCATCGAAACATTCCGCTCGGGTGAACCTGCAAAATGAGTGGGATCTCATCCAGACTTGCTGAATCCGGGCTGTCTCCGTCGCATTCCTCTACCACTTCGATCCCTACATTCCAAGGAACGATGTACCTTCCCGACGGTCTTAGCTCTGGGTCACGAGCTATGAGATCTGAAGAGTATGTGAAATGCTGCTGAACTTTTTCGATTTCCTCGACGATCTTCTGTAAGGCTTCACCGAAACCAAGATTCATATCGATTTCAATTTCGAAGGGAACATACGGTGCAAGCAGTCTCGACGTCCACTCGGGACCTGCAAGTGGGTTTCGCACTCTCCAACCAACATGCAGACGCGTATCTGCCGTTACCCGGCTGAGATAGATCAGCCATGCTGCGATCACGCATTCATGGTTTCCTGCTTGCGAATACTGCTCGAATGGGAAGAATTTCCAATTGCTGGCCATTCGCGGTCCCGGCGGTTCTTGGCCTCCTACACTCGAGGGCAGGGAAAGAGGCTGCACGTGCCGGAGTCTTTCGAGCCAAAAACTTTCATGTGGTTCTGTGTTCGACCCAATTTCAGCCAAAGTCTCTCGCTCTGGGTTGCTGAAGACAGGCAGTAGTGCCCCTTCAAAGAGCTGGCATGTTCTGGCCACGCGAATACAATCGAGGCGCTCTCCTGTTTGACTGATAAAACCGCCGACAGAAACGTTCTGTGTCCCCGTGGAGACATGCCATCTATCTGCCCCGATGCTCAAGAGGGTGCCGGGGGCGGATGTCGATCGCTCCTCCAATATTTCCAAGTCGGTTGCACAAACAATAACATCACTGTTCAGCACGATCTTTGGATACCGGCAGGCATTTGGGAGATACCCGCCTAAAATGAGTGCGCTCACGGTACGCGACAGCGACTCCGCGCTATCGTTCCAATAAAGGACACCGGGATCGCCCCTATTAGCTCGTCGGACGTAGATATTGTTCTCTAGCGCAACACCTGGTTCAGCACTGAGGCTCTCCACGCATTCGGAAACCAGTTGTTCAGGTTGATCAAGAAAAGCCTCCATTATTTGGAGAATCCTAGCTGAGTGAGCGCGCAATTCTGACACGCTGGTGGTGGCCTCGCGATCGCTCAGAAAGACTCTGTGAACATGTTCTCCGGTACAGTCCAGAATAGCGATTGTGAAGTCGCGCACACTACCGAGAGAAACAACTCTCCATGAGAATCGACATCCAGGAAAACTATTTGCTCCGTCGAAGTTCATCCAATTGATGGATGGACCGAACCATCCGTCTTGCATGATCTGGTTGTCGCGGCGAATCATCTCACCCCTGTAACGCTGGTGAGGCAACACTTGCCGGAGAACAGATCCAACATTCCGCGCAACATCGACAAGACGATCACCCGGTGCGAGCACGATGCGAAAGGGAAGCACGTTGGACGTCATAGAGGGGATGTCCTGTTCACCTTTACGTGCATTAGCAACAGGGAGACTAAACTGAAGCTCGGACTTCTTGACCAACATATGAAAATGGACTGCAACCACAGCCGCCCACATCTGCATAGGAGAAATACCTTGTTCTCGCGAACATGTGGTCACCCGCTGAAGATCTCGGAATGCAACATCATATCTCGCAATTTCATCTGTTTGGTCCGCAGCAGTGGCTACCTTGCGAGCAAGCCACCCAGGATAAAAGGATCGAGAAAGATACCGGCGCCAGAAATCCCTATCTCGGGCAATACTTGACTCTGCATATTGCATACCTACAGCTTGTTCGTGCAAGGAGTAGTGGTGTGGCGCAACCGGGTTTCCATTATTCAATTCTGTGTAGATCTCAGCTATCCGTCTTGCCAGGAGACCAAGGCTTCGTCCATCGATTATGATGTGGTGGTATCGTTGGTACCAATAGAACTGATTCTCAGCTATCTTTATCAATGCAAAAGTAAACAGGCACTCGCTCTCCGCCTTGTGAGCACGGGTCAGGTCCTGTTCAATCCACGTTAAAGCACAGTCTCTTGAATTCCTCGCGCCGCTGACGTCGATATTGATAAGGACGCTCTCCCTGAAGCGACGGGTGATGCGTTTCCGAAGTGTGCCTTCAGCGATTTCAAATCTAGTTCTTAATGCATCCGTTTCGTCGATCACGGCGTTGACTGCTTGCTCTAGAACCATCCCGTTGACATAGCCATCAACAATGGCATAAACAGCAACCGAATGATCGTCATTGCGGCCGGTCTCCTCGGCCAACCAAACCTCGCTTTCAGTTGGCGAGATTTCATACGCCGGAGCCTGTCTCGCATCCTGATCTTCCATCATGGTGTTATTCCGTACTGCGTTGCCAGCGGATCAGTAAAAGTTTGGAATGCATCCCCCGCGATTCGATCGGGGGCGCCGAGCGACGCTGTCGTAAATAGCTGCTCGTCAGATAAAGTTGTGAGATTTGGGAACAGGCTGCCTGGAAAGGTTAAGCTAGTGCAGCATGGAGTTGTTAAATGAGTTCAGTCTAAGATTGAGTTGTGGGATTGGGATACTGCACCCCGCATGCTAATGGGGTCCACGATAGTGGACAGATTATTGCAGTTTAAGCCGCACCACTCTTGCTGGGCATTTATACAAGACCGGACTTTTTACAGCAGAAGGTTGCTGATTGTAGCCTGGCTCTGCAGGTAACACGTGCCACTGTTACGGTAACAATGTGCGCTGTGGTTTTTGGGACGATTACGCCATATGGACTCAAACATGATCATAACGTTGCTCTTGAATGCTAATGCCTTCCTTGTTCATTCCTCCCGCAGTGCCTTATTAGGGTCAATCCGAGCGACTCTAAAAGCGGGTATTGTGCTCGCAAGAGCGGATACGGCTGCAATTGTAAGTACCACCGATAGAAAAGTTGCGCTGTCATATACTTGAACACCGTAGAGAAAACTCTGTAGGACACGCAGGACCCCTGCGCAAACAAACAATCCTAGAATCAATCCCGCGGCCGCAGCAATCACTCCTGATTTGGCGGCATAGATCATCGCTTCTCGAACTGTCGAACCGAGCGCAAGGCGAATGCCAATTTCTCTGGACCTCTCCGCTACCATATGAGCAACAAGCGCAAAAATCCCGATCGCGCTAAGCAATAAAGCGAGACCAGCCATTGTCGAAAGCAGAGCGACTTCGATTCGTTGCATCGCCAAGGTTTTCGCTTGCAGATCGCTCATGCTGTAAAAGCCGGAGAATGGAAGCCCTGGATCGACACTCGCCAAAGCGCGCTGCATCTGAGCAGTCAGGTCATCACCCGGATGAGCGCTTCGAACGATCCAACTTGGTTGAATCCATGTGTGCACCATAGAAAGCAACTTGGCATCGTCAACCTGGACATAGGGAACATAGATCGTTTCTTGATCCGTTAAAGGAGCTGCATCTGTAACCAAGTGAGTCGCTGAAGACAATACAGTGTCTGCAACGACACCGACAACCATCGCATTCTTGTTATTGTTTTCAAGCTGACGGCCCACCGCGTTTGCTTCATGGAAAAACTTCCGCGCAAAGGTCTCGTTGATCACCACAACGTGTTGCGTGCTCGGTCCGTCCGAATTCGTAAAAACTCGACCAGCCAGCAATGGAATTTGTAGGGTCTTGAAATAATCAGCGGTAACAAACACCTCATTGGTCGTAACCTGATCCCCCGCTTGCTTGCCATCGCTGAGGGTAACTCCATCCAGCAATGCGCGCTCATAAGGTAAGGTCAAACCGACTGCTGCGCTTTCGACTCCGGGAATATTCTGCATTGCGGTGAGGCTTTCGCGGAACAACGTTTGCAAAGCCCTGGGGTCTTGATACCGGACGTTGTCCAAAGATGCCTGCGCAGTGATCACCCCATTAGGATTGAATCCCGGCGACATAGTTTCAAGATGGACTAGCGTGTGAATCAGCAGTCCTGCGGCGGCCAACAGTAGAACCGTCAACGCAACTTCTCCCGCGATCAATCCCTGCCGTAGGCGTGCACGCCCCGTCCCGATGACCGAACGGTTGCCGATAGACGAGCGCAGGTCAACCTTGTTTGTGGCAAAAGCTGGGAGCATACCAAAGAGAATGCTGGTTAGCAACGAAAGCAGCAATGTGAAGGCCAAGACTCGACCATCGAGAGGCACATGCTGCACAGGCAGAAAATGTTCTGGAAGCATCTTCAGTAACGACCTTAGCGCAATAAAACCGAGCCCGATTCCTGCGGAACCTCCTATTAAAGCAACCAACAAATTTTCAATCCAAAGTTGTCTTTGAATCCGCCAACGCGACGCACCAAGCGCCATGCGGGTAGCGATCTCTCCCGTGCGGCGTAACATCCGCACCAAGGCGAGTCCCGCAAGATTGGCGCATGCGATCAGCAGTACAAGGCCGGACGCTAGCATGAGGGCTAGAACTTGAGGACGGAGTGTCTGGGTTTGCGCTTGTTGCAGGGGCATCCAGTAATAGGTCCGCTTCTCATCGGGGTTGCTTCTTGCGAATTCCAAAGTCTGATGACTTTGGTACAGAGCGCGCTCGATCTGACTATTTGCCTCTTGCCAAGTGAAACCATTACGTAGCAGCACGGTAGCGAGGAAATTAGTCGTCTGCCCTTCACCATCGCGGCTCGGTTGAAGGTCTGTGTATATGTCGGCATCCAAAGGAGTGGTTGCATGCTCAGGCAACACCCCGACAACCGTATATGGTTCTCCTTTTAGAAGAACGACTTGTCCCAGGACATGCTGGTCTTTACCAAATGCCGTACGCCACAGCGAGTAGCTCAGAATGGCAACTCTGGGACCATTAGGAAGATCGTCTTCGGCAGTGAAATTTTGACCAAGCGCAGGCTGAATGCCTAAGACGTCAAAATAACGCGCTGAAATCCGTCCGGAATGTAGATATTGAGCATGGGAGGCTGTCTGAAGGACCACACCGGCGGGATGAATTGCTGAAACAGCCGAAAGCACGGAGGGCACATTGTCACGTAATAGCTCCCATTGCTCTCCGTCTATAGTTCTTCGCTCGTCAGAAGGATGAGAGCCTGTGGTCCGAGCGTAGAGAGTCCCAATGCGCTGCGGTTGAACGTACGGAAGGTTGTTCAGTAGGAGTGCGTTCACAACGGAAAAAATCGCGGTATTCGCCCCGATACCTAACGCCAACGTCAGACAGGCTACTAAAACAAACCCAGGAGACCTGCTAACCTGCCGCAACGCAAGCTTTGCGTCACCAAGGAGGCTATCCCATCGCGGCCACAGCCAGACTTCGCGGCTGCGCTCCTCGATTACAGCGACATTGCCGAACTCGCGACGTGCGACTCGCTCCGCCTGCTCCCGTGTCATGCCGCGATCCATAAGATCGGCAATTTTTTCATCGAGATGTTCACGGATGGGTTCTGAAAGCTCTTGATAGCGACTGCGGTGAGAGAACAACTGTCGGAGCCAGCTCATAAGACCTCCTACTCTCCTGCCAATGCGAGCACGCGGGTAATTCCAGCAAACATTTTCTCTACGCTCGCAATCTCCTGTTCCAAATGCTTTTTGCCTACCTCGGTCACTTTGAAAACTCGTACCGGGCGGTTTCTAGCCGAAAGGCCCATCTCAGTTTCCAGCCAGCCAACCTTCAACATTCGTTGAAGAGCTGGATACAAAGAGCCTTCCTCAATTCGAAGATAGTCTTCCGAAATTTCCTTGAGCCTCTGAGCAAGCGCATAGCCGTGCATCGACCTCCAACTCAAGCTCTTCAGGATCATCAGTTCCAATGCGCCCGGAAAGAGATCACGGTATTCAGGTTTCTTCCTCATGCTATCGAAATTAGTATATTGCAAATACTATATAAATGGTAGTACGCATTGCCGGGCTCACGCAACAGCGGGACGCGGCACGGTTTGCGTGGCCCTTGCGGAAGTGCAATTCGCACTCGCAGCACACAAATAAGAGACCAGATCTGTGTTCCGGAGGAGATCAGCACATCAGAGGGTCGCTAGCTGCAGCTGATGTTCTCAAAACTTGAGCATAAAACGGCCCGCGGCCGCCGCTGAAATACACCGTGACCTGGTATGGGTAGCATAGTCGTGCAGAATCGTGCCAAGGGGTCGGCCCACATTCGTCAGATCCGCATATGCGCCGTCGGATTATGGGCGGCGCTCATCTCTTGCACTTTCTGGACGATTCAATGGAGCGCAGCTCCCACGTCAAAGAGTCGAGCGACTACGTTTTGAACGGGGGTTGCGAGCGCGGCTACATATCCCTCTGCGGTTGGAAATTCGAGCCCGAATATCCTCCTGCGAGGATGATGGCCTGGGCAGCTGATTTCCGACCTGCCTGGCCCTTCGAAGGACACTTGGACATCTCGTGGCGCGATAGATAAACCGCATCCCATTTGCTTCAAGAATGCCTCCTTGTGCACCCAATAGCGACAAAATGCATGCCGTCGTTGCTGGACCTCCAGAGCAAGAACGTCACCTACTTCAGCCTCTGCCAGGATATCCATGCAGATAGGAGTGACGTCGCCAAGATAATTCAGGCACTCAACGTCCACACCTATTTCCTCTCCCTCGCAGATGGCAATCACAATAATGTCAATCGAATGCGAAATGTTGAACGCTATTCGTCGTGATGTGTGCGGCGTCGAAGCTACACTGGGCTTTCCCTGATGCCCATAACAAAACATCACACTTGCCGGCCGTATACCGCAATAGCTTCCTAGAATCATCCGCAGAAGCGCGCGACCGACGAGGAATTCTTGCTTTTTCCCGGAAGGTCGAAACCGGTCGACTCGATCCAACTCTTCACGAGATAGAAGACTCTCCGGGTCGTTCAATATTGGAGCCAACAACGGAACAGCAGCACTCCATACATGCACCGATCCAGATTCGAACGGTATTTGGAGTTTGCAAATCTGACGTGCCAAATAATGAGCGTTCATTTCACCGTGCACATACCGCCAACTTTGTCTGGGAAGATCTGGAACGGATCGATAAAGCTTCAACACTTTACTCTCCCAACGCGAGTTCTGATGCGGAGACTTTGATCGAAAGAAACCTTAAACCGCTTCACCGAGATGACGAGGCGGCAATGCTCCTTTTATCGAGACACAATGCCAACTATTCCCTTAAGCGAGCCAGAGATGCCAATGACTTTTTCGCTTATCGCCAGATGTGGAACGGATATCGTCGACCTTCCGGATAGCAGCGCTTGCTGAATAGCCGCGATGTCTTCGTCTGACGTAGGACATGCGCATTCACCGAAAGACACGATCTTCTGGACGCCCGGAGTGCTAAGAACAGCTTGAATTACAAGCGCTTCGTCCTGCATAAAACATACGTCGGAAATAATGGCTGTTCATCACTTTATTCCGGTCCGACCATTGTCGTCGCGTAACAGTCTTGGGAAGAAAGTGCTCCTGGCCTTTGTGGTGAAGCAATGTAGCTATCCTATCGTCGTGACGAGGCCTGCACGGCGAGCCATCGGATTTGTTCAAGTGGTAACAATCGATGCCTCTTTGTCAACGTGCCGAGACGGGTTTCTCGATTTGCCATTTAAGGCAGCATTCCAGAGGGCGTTGCCAGTCGTGTTCCTAATCTGAGGACTGCTTACGCAATCTGTTCGAACGGAGC from Edaphobacter dinghuensis includes:
- a CDS encoding 4'-phosphopantetheinyl transferase family protein, with protein sequence MNAHYLARQICKLQIPFESGSVHVWSAAVPLLAPILNDPESLLSREELDRVDRFRPSGKKQEFLVGRALLRMILGSYCGIRPASVMFCYGHQGKPSVASTPHTSRRIAFNISHSIDIIVIAICEGEEIGVDVECLNYLGDVTPICMDILAEAEVGDVLALEVQQRRHAFCRYWVHKEAFLKQMGCGLSIAPRDVQVSFEGPGRSEISCPGHHPRRRIFGLEFPTAEGYVAALATPVQNVVARLFDVGAALH